CCTGCCCTGGGCACACAGGACCCTGTCCTGGGCCGGCACCCTGTGCCAGATCCCTCACAGAGCAGGACAAGCGGCCTCTGTGTGAGTGTGGGGCTGACCCCAGCTGAGACATGTAACACATGGCAGCACAGACAATTGCATCACCAGCCACAGTGTGGCCAGGCACTATTTTAATTCAAGTATGTActgaagggaggggaaaaaaaaacaacagcttttaGTGCTTTAAGAGGAACTTATtgtgttaaaataattattataataattCAATATCTAACCACACAAGACCTCTGAACAAAGTTCTCCAGCACGAGCACCTATTTGCTTTAAGAAATATGAAATTGAATCACACCAGGCAAATAAAGATCATAATAAAAGCGTGGGATTTTAGGCATTTTATTCCTATGGTTCACTGCTTGGTAGAAAGCCATGCTCCACAACCCCAGCAGAGATTTCCCAGGACACCAGTAAATCATGTTACTtaaaacagacagaacagaGGGATGGAAGTTTAAATCAAAGCTACTTTGTTAACTCTGTTACTTGTAAGCTACACCCAGTTGCAGAAAAGCCCTTTTCAGCAACACAACTTGGCCAGATGGAAATACTCACCCACACACAGGATGTTGAAACAAAACCCATGATTAACTGACTTATTAACCAGCTGGTCAGGCAAACTGTCAAATCCTACATGTCCAGAAAGGGGGACAGTACGACAGCCTTCACCctgaaatgcaaggaaaaatacACAATTGGTGTCATTTTCATGCAAAAGACACTTCTCCCTCCATACCCTGGAGACCTCACAAGTACAGCCAACTACACAGCCCATGCACAGATCTGTACGTACATTGTGAATCTTGCCTGTGCATGCTGCCCTTCTCCAAAACAAACccagacacagaaaacagcCCATCTGACTTATACGAGATGGTAGCCATGTCAGAAAAATATTGACCTGTGCAAAGCGTTCAATTCTCAAACACGACGGCCAAAAGCGAGgcggaaaaaaaaacatttgttccCTCCGAAATTATTGAGAGACTCAAGTTTCACCTTatgctgaaagcaaaaataatccCCACGGCAAAGGAAGGCATTAATGCTGCCTCCTCATATGAGCTTATTACAATTCACATTACAGCTTTGATTACAGATACAAGCTAGCAGCAACGAGGAAATCTGTACCTCCATCTGGTAGCTGAACAGCCCAAACACGGCCTCTGCACAGCTcgctgctgcagcacacagcaacacagaatGCAGCCTTTGAGCTGCCAAACGCAGCAGTACCCTCCCCCCTCAGGCTGCAAGCCCGTTCAGATTCATAGAACGGCCATGAGaaccagcagagctggagaCTGCCAGCACCAGGGGGATGCCTGCACAGCCAGGCAGTGCCACAACCCCTCGGATCTGTGTGTGCTGCACGTTCCTCTCCTGAAGCCCCCAGAAAGGTGTTTCTCTCTCCAGatcaaaagcttttttcttaataacCTACTCAGGAGCCAAACACAGAAAATTCCCCTCCAGCCGTTTAGGCACATCATCAGCTCACGAGAGATACTACAGCCATAAAGCAACTGTTCATAGGGGTATAATTCTCAGTTTATTCCTTCAAAACCCTGCTTTAACGTAAATAAGCCTGTTGGTAGGGACAACTGcgctgtttttctttgttaactACACCAGTGTTTCGGGCTAGGAAAACGTCTTCAGGGACTGCATTACTCCAGCAGGCTGTCAAAGCATCATTCCGTGTTTCTGGTTTGCAGGTGCAGCTTTATTCCCCCTAATATGAAGATCCAAATAGATTTCAGGCATCAACTGTATCTACAGTCCTGCAAAGTACAAATATGTTTCCCTACAGACATATTTTGTATATCAATTCTTCCTGCTAAGCTGTTCACCCAACACCAGCATTATGCCTCCAGTCCTTCCTGAGCAGCTCTCACCCAAAGGACGCAGCACTGGAACATGCGTGGGGCTGTTTCCTCCCAGGGAAGGGAGTACACTGCCCCAGTGAAGGAGGAACGGGAGGGCAGggcctgcagacagcagccttCCTGTGGATGGAGCGGCGGCACGGGTATCTGTAACACAGCCCTCAACCTGCATGCTGGGAGATGGTCTGAACACTGTTCTCCCCAGGAAGTGTGGGTGGGTGTGTGGGCTctcattaaaagcaaattttctCCACAGCCCTAAATATAAGCACGAtccagatggaaaagaaaaataaacagtcaaAGTTAAACTACTCGGGCTCGGAGGAGGCATTTACCCTGCGAGTCATTTCCTGTGCGCTCCTCTTCTCGTCACCTGTGGTTTTAATCATGCAGTTACACCACGTTTCACATTTGTCTCAAGCCAGGAAACGAGTGCTGCAAAATGCGATTTTCAATTGCAGCAGCTGAGCCACCATGTCAAACACAGAGCCATGTGGCACAGGCAGCTGTAGTAGCCCCAGCCCAAAGCCCGCAAGGCCAGGACACAGCTAGAAGCAGATTTGGAGATGCCACTGCTGCCCATGTCCCTCTGGGTTGTCCATCTGACGCTAAGAGCCCTTGCACCTCCTCTGGCTTCAAGCCGTCATGGCTGTGCACCAAAGGCAAAGGCGGGCAGTGGAAAGGCAGTGTGAGCGCTGGCACTGCCCCAAGGTGCCCAACACTGTGTTTTTCCCACACACGCAGAATGACCTCTGAGGAGAATAGGCTGTTGTTGCTGAGGAAGCAGCAAAGCGTGTTTGCCACAAACaagattaaaagaacaaaaagagcaacatgtgctcctgctgcactgccagGCAGGACTATCTCAGAGCAAAAGTAAAGGCTGGCCTTGTGAAGAAGTTGTTTCATTTCTCCATCCTGGAGGATTTTCACACCTTTTCTGAAGGCTGCTCCACACCACAGACACCACTACCCCAACTCCTACAGAGAAGTACTGGAATGATACAGGAAATGCAGAGGTGCTCTAACAATTTACCCCAAGCCTAACAGCACCGCACACTAGCGGTTTACACGAGGGGCACGAGGCTCAGACTGCAGCTGTCACAGGGCCCTGAGGATGAACAGCCATGAGAGTGGCACCCCAAGCCTCCTGCACCGAGGGGGTCCcacactgctgcacagcaggatggagAGACCTGCCTGAGCCTGAGCACCCGCACAGAGCTGCCCACAGAACCCCACTGCCACCGCAGCACTCAGCATGGcggctgctgcctctgctgagAGCCGGGCCGGGAaatcctgcactgcagcagggctgcccacaCCAGGAGACAAGCAGCAGGTCCCGAAGCCAAGAGGCCCCACAGCCTGCTGTCCACACCGCGGCTTTTCAGATCGCATTTAACAGCATCAGATCCCCTCCCCTGACGTCGGCGTTGTGGCATCCTCTTCCCCAAACTACATTTGGCTCCAATTCAACAGCAAATTAGAGCAACGCTCGTACCAATTCGTTCTTGCTTGTTCAAGTCAGTAATTCCCTTTTGCAATTGCCCAGCACACAGCGATAAGACTCTCCTTGAAACAAACGCAACGCACAGGTAAAGACTTTGCATCTCTTTCCCTCACTCAGCTGATAACAGACCAGCAGGACGCacacaaaggaagagcaaaagaGAACGGCCGCAATGGATCGCACTCAGCCACCAAAGGGCCGCGCACCGCCCGCGCTCAGGCACAGCGCATCACCCCTGCACGCCAGCGCTTCCGAGCACTGCCGTTCTGACCGCTCTCGGCTCCATTTCTCGGTGCCGAAGGGCCGCGGATCACCGGACGGTTCGGCTCAGCTCCCGGCAGCGGCGTCCCCTGGCGATGCCGGCACACGGACCTGCCCCGCCGCACCGGGCAGCCGCACGGCCGCACGCCGCTCCCCCCGCACCGCGGCGCAGAACGCGGCGCAGCTCCCCGGGGCTCCCTGCGGGTGGGAGCACAGCGCCGCGGGACGAGGCCCACCCCGCCAGCAGCCACGGCGACCGCCGCTCCCCTCACGGGACCCCCGAAGCCCCCGCGACCCGCCCCGTGTGCCGCCCGGTGCCCGCGGCCCTGCCCGGCCCGACTCGCTCTCACCTGCCGCGCCACCTCGGCCGCCGCCATCGCTGCGCGCCCGCCACAgggcccgccccgcccggccggGCGGCTCCGGACGCGCCCACCGCGCCGCCTCACGGGGGGGGAACCGCCTCGTCGCCCCACGCCGCGAGCCCCGCCCGCACCTCGaccccgcgccgctccgccgccgcttTCCTGCCCGGTGCCGCCGGTCCCGGCGCCGCCATTACGCTGCGGGAGGGAGGCGCGGGGTTACGGTCACCCCCGCGGCCGCTGGCGGTGGTgcgggccgggctgcgggcggggccgggctgcgggcAGCGGAGCCGCGGTTGGACGCCGCGAGGAGCGCTGTTAGGGCGGGGGAAGGCGGGAGCCGTCGATGGTGTCCGTAATGGTGTGAGAGAGTAAGGGCGGTTATCCGTAGTAAGGGGTGTGCTCTCTGCTGGGCAAAGAACTGGCTGAGGGATGGGTCCAGAGAGTGGTGTTGAATGGAGTCACATCTAGATGGCAGCTGGTCACAAGTGTGGTTCTCCAATGGGTCAGTACCGGGGCCCAGCCTGTTCaacctggatgagggcactgagttAAGCtggcagatgacaccaagttggcaggAGGCGATGATCTGCCTGGGGGcagcaaggccctacagagagatgtggacaggCTGATTGCAGGGATGAGCTTCGACGAGATCAAGTGCTCTTTCATCACtacaaccccaggcaacactacaggcttggggcagagcggctggcaggctgcacagagagaaaGGATCTGGGAACATGAGGTGACGGCCAGCTATAAAGGCTTGGGGTGTTTGATGTGTGGAGACTTGGGGGAGAATTGAGCCCAGCCAGGCACCCACAACTCTGAGAGCTCCACAGAAAAGTACTGCATGGATGCTGGGGCAGCCTCACACCCCTGCAAACGGCTGACTCCCAGACTTTGTCAGATGGGCATTTGCCTTCTTTGCAGCACTCGGCAGCAGGATGGGCTTTGCCACAGGcacacccagcagcactgcaccaaTCCTGCCTGCTGAGCAGAGGTGATGGCTGACACCAGCCTACCCTGGAGAAGgggacagcacagccagcatggGCTCAGTGCTAAGTCACAGCACTAAGTCTCAGcctccttctgcagctccctgcagcaagTTGGCAATAGTTGGATGCCCTAGTTGAGAATGCAGGATCTGGGGAACTGAAGTGCTGACTCTGGTTTAATTCCTtctcccccctttctttttgaGTAACTTCTTATTACCATTCTGCTGACAGTGTTTTAGATTAAGCTGCACCTGTGGTTGGCATCAAGACAACTTCATCGAGCCATAACAGCTCCGAGCAACATGAAGCAGCAGGTTGTTCCGTGTTCTAGGGGCACATGCAGACATTACACTTACATCTATACACAGAATACTGGATTTTCTAGGAGATACATCTCTCCACTGCCCTTGATGTATTCTTCCCTTTCCAACCCCATAGATGAAGCTCTCAGCTATGCTGAACCCGCTCCACCACCAGGATCCAAATCTCTtgctccaggagctgctctgctccacgCTGCACCCaagagcagctcctggagctgcagacGCTGCAGGTACAGCTGTCTCCTCTGGGTGACTTGTGGCACAAGGCAAGATCCCTGTAAGTCTCCCACATCGCAGCCTGGGCTCCTGTGGGTCACAAAGTGAAGCCTTTCTCAAACCTCTGCCTACAAAAGCccatattttttccccaattatTTGTCCCATAATAGATTTTCTTCAGACTAACTACTATAAAATCAGCTGTTTTtactccttttctttaaaaactgatGTGTTTGGTGCTCTATGGTTTACAGTAATTGAGAAGACGTGGCCTCACCTGTCTGGAAAGAGCTGACAAGGTTTCCCACACTAGCTAAGAATGCGTCTGCAGAAGCACTACCTTTCTGTGCTGCTAACCCACCATACATGCACCAAATCAGCCAATTCATTCAGGACCATATTTATTAACAAGCCTGTACACTGTTAATACTTATGATTCCCAAAAGAAAGAACACTAATAGAACACAGTCTTCATGTTTCAGATGCCAAATGCTTCAAGATTGTTCCTGTTAATACCACGAGCCTGGACTGGCTCACAGAGCAAGAACTGAACGCCGCAGTCCAGTACTACAGAAGGAATGTCTTGAGGGTTGTTGATCAGCATTTGGGGGTCTATCAATCTGATGCAGAAAGACGAGCGTTATTAGAGCTCCCAGGAGACAGTCTCTCTTACAAGCCCAGTTTGGTCCTTCTCCAGTGTCTCCTTTTGGAGTTGTACCTAAGACAAAAACAGCATCAGTTAGCAAAATACACACAACTGAGCAGCCAGGTGGACTGAAACCACCTTTCATTAGCTCATCAGTAAAGCATTTCCATCGTGCTTCAAGCTGCCAACAAAAATcaactctgcattttctttcagcttaaaTTCCCATCGGTTTACTTCCTTCATTTGCCAACCAGATAGCGCAGTACTGCAGAAAAGCCTCGAGAAAGAAACGTGTCTTAGAAAAAGGTGCATTAGCACTTAGCATGAGAATGTTCCACCTCCTCccttggagaggaaaaaaccCCCATGTACACAGACTGCCCAATGACCATGAAAGCTATTTCCTGTAGCCTAAGGCAGAAACAACCATTTGTGATGatgagcagcacacagaaagcaCACCCTTCTGGGAAGCtatattcatttattcttaTGTTCCTGTTAAGGACAAACAGTTTCACCAACGCGCAGGTGAAACCAAAGACAGCATTAACAGAATTACTCTCAGCAGGGAAATGGCAGTACTCCCACAGAATGAAGCACTGCAATTGCAGCCTGCTATAGCGCACAGTTTGGAAGATAAACAGAAGCTCTTTTCATGCTGGTAACTGAAAGACAAGGAGCACACAACCTTAATTTTCCTAAAAGAGttaacagaagcaaaaggaacagAACTCGGCAATTCTGTGCTGCCTCACTGCCACGGccagctgctgccactgccATCCTTCTCACTACGTAGGAGAAAACAATGAGCTGGCTGCACAGTGACTGGACGGTACTGGCTGGCAGCTTCAAACCCAAGGGCTCACACTGCCACCATCATCTGCACGCCTCACACTGACCCGGTAGGTATGCTGCAATACTCCCTTACCATGCTTTCTTGAGCGTAGTGCTTGAAAATAAGTGCTACAGGCATAGAAAAGGGAACTACTGCAAAGTAATTTCAGTCACAAATCAAGCACCGTATGTTGTCGATTTCACCTCCCCTACACACAGAGACCTTTGGTTCTTCATGCAGTCTCTGTGCCTCAGAACACCTGTGTTCTGTATGCTGCTCCTTGAGAAGGCATCAAGAAATGGACGGCTATTGGaggaaggaggagctggaagagcaGTCCCAGGTGCAGAATGGATGTCTGTGTAACATTCTGCAGTAATTCTTCCACAGGTACGGTTTATGCTTTCAGTTTCAATGACTGACCATCTCAACAGTTAATTGATGCCAGAAGACACTTacagaacactgaaatgaaCTCGAGAAGGAAAAGTTGGGAACCCCACACTCAGGAAAACACAATGGGCCGACAGAACCCGGGGAGATGTGCACCATGCAAACCCGTATGGAAGCTGCATCCGTGCACCACTGCACTTGTGAGTACGTGAGCACTGTTACCACAAGAACGAGGCTCTGCAGCCTTCAGGCCGCTCTGTGCAGGACTGTGACGCCGCGCCTGTGCGCTGCTGGGCCACAGCATCTCAAAGAGCGACAGCTGATCCCATTACCTGATCTTATTGCCCGTTTTCATGCGAATCCATTGCGGAATGGGGCgattttgcttctgcttcttcGCAAGGAAGCGTTTGATCTTGAAAGTCTTGTGAGACGACTGCAAAAGAAAGGGGCGGTCAGCGCGGCAGACCCGGGGAGCTCGGCCAGGCCCGGGGAGCTCGGCCAGGCCCGGGGAGCTCGGCCAGGCCCGGGGAGCTCGGCCAGGCCCGGGCAAGCCCCGCATCGACACGGTAAGGGGATAACCGGCGTCCACCCGCCCCGCCATGACCCCCCAGACCCCGCCGCGAGCCCCGAGCAGCGTCCAGCGTGAAGCGGGCTGGGAGCGGCGCGTCCCGGCGGCGGATGGCAGCGGATGGCAGCGGATGGCCTCACCATAGCGCTGCGCGGCGCGGCGTCCCGGCGATGGCGGCTGCGAAAGAGGCGGAAGGGGCGGGGCGagggcggggcggcggcgcgtGTGCACAGCGCCCCCCTGCGGCGCGGCGGAGTGACGCACTGCGGCAGCGACAGTTTGCGGACCTTTATTGGGCTCAGTACAAAAGCTACGGCTAAAAGGCGCTAGCTTAAAGGAGCCGCTACCGGCGAAGTCTCTTTCCGGGCTGTAAAACAACACCTGAAAACAGAGGGAAGATGAAGCACAGACCGAGGACGGCAGCTGGGAAACGTTTCACGCTCGAACAGAAGGGGATGCTCTGTACAACTACATCTGATCAAAATCAGCGTTTCGGCATTGGTAGACTTTGACAACAGAATTTCAAGCAGTATCCCATATCAAGCCAGCTTATTCATACACTCCAACTTAACCCTTTCTCGAGGAAGGGCTCTCCCCTCCTGAGCTCACTGTGCAATTCCAGATGTTCTCCCTTCCAGAACCAGAGCGCTCTGCTCCGTCCCTACCTCACCCACCGGCAGGCCTGGCTCGGTGCTACTGCTATTAAAGAGCTGTCGTTGCTTTGGAAGGAGCACCACACCACGCGTTAACAGCACACCACTGCAAGCTTGCTCTGCTTGAGTGCATCGAACGGTGGCTCCAATGGCTCTATATTAAAGCTCTGCATTAGATCCGGGTGTCATCTCCTCCCGACTGCGGGACTCATTTATTATCATACTTAAGGCCACAAAGTCTTTCTACTTTGCAAAGGTTCTCTTCTCCGTTGTAGTTAGATGctaggaaaataaattcaaataactgaaaatacaaTGAGAACATTTCAAATTCCAAATCTACAACTGAGGTTCTTTAGCCAGAACCATCCAACAGCGCAATGCcccctcttcttcctttgttccTTCTTCGCTTCGAAGGCACTTCTGGATTGCGTAGTACAAGCTCTTTGGCTGCACAGAACACATAAGGCCTGCATGCTGGTCACTCCTCTTCCCTCACATTACTGCTCTCACTCTcttgtttcttctctgctccCTGATCTGTGGACTTTGCAGCACTGTCTTCATACTGACACAATCTGCTTCGGCTTCGGGCTCCGGGCTGGTACAGCTGCATTGCTGGACGATcctgaaataaatcaaaactatTTAGACCCCTTCAAAGCCCCAGCACTCTCAAGGTTACAATGACATCAGTAATATAACAGAAGGCTCAAATTCAAACTCCTCAGACCGTTCTAAAATATATTATTCCACCAAGGCAGCAATGTAAGTTCAACTGCCTCAAATCAAGGTTGTCCCTGTTCAAGCCACAAAGAACACTGCACCTGCTTGATGTTACCGGGACTTTACTTCTATTTTTGAGAGCCTAGTCTGGCTCTTCCTCCTGCAGAATGCAGACCAACTTTGAAGTTCCTCCAAAACCTCTTCCATTTGTACCCAATAATGTCTTAGGTGACACATAAGACTTACATAGTGATCCCTTACGCACTTggactgcagaagcagagctgcagagcacatAAAACCGAACTCAAAACATTTCATCAAGAATTTATTCTTAGGATCTTCTGTTATATTTGGCATGTGGTAGCCTTGTCCCTGTTTTGGAGGAACCTGATCAACTGCTCTCCTACTCCAAGATAGATTTTCAGGCACATGCATCAAAAGATGCAGATTAGTGATGCTGTACCAACACCTGCCAACAGGCTGGATCTTTATCAGATGAAGTGGGATCAAGGTATTTACGATTTAGCCCACTACCTTGGCTTAATTCCTGTACAGTGACGAGGgggaaaaacataaaatcaatGTCTGAAAGCTTAGTAAACAAATGGGCAGCCTTTCTAGCAGTTTGTTACATTAACAGGGAGAACGACGACAGAAACAATACGGTTCTTTCCTCAAAGCGCATTTATCCTAAAAACACAGATCGGTCCCTATGAATTAACAcatgaaactgaagaaatacagcACCTTGTTTCTGATACGATCCCTCTTAATTGTATCCTCTTTTTTATCATCTTTGGTTACTTTCTCAGTTTTGTCCATGCCGCAGGTAAAGTCTGTAAGatcacttttctttcccttatcTCTGAGCAagtctctctcctttttcacctcttcctcttttcttctaaaaaccttttctttctcaaagcGTTCTTTCTGCCTCCGACGCTCTTCTTCCTGGCGTCTCAGTTTCTCCCTCTGTGCTCTCTCATATTCTCTGTCTCTTTCAAAATCTCTATCTCGATCCCTGTAGTCCTTTACACACTCATCTTCCGAtctgtatgaaaacaaaactgaagatgaaGCTCAAAAGATTCAGCAGAGTTGGGAGATCAACGTAATACTGGTGTAAATTTGCAATATGAAGACGACAGACTGGTAGGTTCTAGGTTTGGGAAACTGTCCTAACCCAAGTCATGCACGATAACCAGAGATGGCACCAAGTGCTGGCATTTCTTAGCCTTCTGGTCACATAGCTGGCCGAGTCTCCTCTGGCTTCCAAAGCATCTAAAGTTCTCTGCCACACAAGGCAGAACTGCACCCTGAACAGATCATGAAGCTGCTGAGAATTAGATTTCCACTTTGACCTTCTACAAGACTTAAAGGGACTAGTAACTGCGGTATGCCTCTCCTCTTGCCACAGTTAGCATTCTTTCATTGCCAGGATTGTGCTCTCAGCCTGCTGTAGGTCCCCTACACCTGGGCTTCTCTTGTGGAGTTCCTAGAGAGAGGTGCAAAAAACATCTTAAAGTTTGTCCACTAGTGAAGAAATGACGTAATTCACACATCTTCTTATAAGCACGGGGATGTTGCACTGCCACAGGAAACACATCCCACACcttacagcagaaaaatcatCTGAAAGGGATTTCAAAACACGGTCATGGCAGAGAAGCCTGACCCTCGGTACGATCAGGAAACACgttatatatacacatagatATTTATAGCAAGTACTAAAATActtttttgccttctcttcttTTGTCTCCCCATCAGATCGTTTGGCAGATGCACTACTcgcatttttttcctccctcagagtctctttttccagtttcttggatttttcttttttctccaagtctttctcatctttttcaGGCTTCTTAAGCAgctacaaagaaaacacaagtcTCAACTAAAAAGCTCACTCTAATACATATTTGTCTGGCACAACACTGAAATTGCATCAGGGGAACCACAGCCCAGTAAGGAATACACATTAATTTTACTGCAAACTGCAGTACTTTAAAAGCTGGAGTGTATGAGTAAGCATCATCCACACAACATAttggattcttttttcttcccttaaaacACACGTtagaaagcttaaaaataagtCTCTATTTCATAGTAAAATCACGATTTTGTTCACCACAGCATGTACAAGTCACGTGACAAAAGCTTTAAGTATTACTAGGAAGCATTACAGCACATTAATTTTTACAATGCCTACTAttaaatattacaaaaaaaGTGGTAATTTACGAACACCGAACTCATGTGATTCTTCACACAGAGCACAATTTGAAAGACTTATATACAAATAATAGGGGAAAAGGA
This DNA window, taken from Excalfactoria chinensis isolate bCotChi1 chromosome 4, bCotChi1.hap2, whole genome shotgun sequence, encodes the following:
- the RPL39 gene encoding large ribosomal subunit protein eL39; amino-acid sequence: MSSHKTFKIKRFLAKKQKQNRPIPQWIRMKTGNKIRYNSKRRHWRRTKLGL